The following are from one region of the Littorina saxatilis isolate snail1 linkage group LG2, US_GU_Lsax_2.0, whole genome shotgun sequence genome:
- the LOC138958716 gene encoding uncharacterized protein, which translates to MKHIGLATLLTLFLSTCHAAQEANRSTDPKRELTRLARMPSSFGKKSSPPEADGKGQSINTRDGEKGKDSREKRYALLDQMPQSFGKRDDDVEKIDPVVLGKGETADLEEKDRLVLLERVPHSYGKRVSGYNNELAQRLRLGLKRALLDRILVRNGKRDPSFKFGRFSQGLSGVPGKRALLDRMPVNYGKREFRLTVRPFQNLSDEERLALLRRMQRYGKRGPDSGVSISEGHFVEGKRSRLDGMPVSFGKRRFMTRFWLQPSQGVGRSNKRAVLDRMAVGFGKRESSITPENPSEELGISGKRARLDRMAVGFGKRKSSVTYGNTPNEFEISGKRARLDRMAVGFGKRESSITLENPTEELGISDKRARLDRMAVGFGKRESSMTYRNTPNDFEISGKRARLDRMAVGFGKRESSVASQNAPEELGIGDKRARLDRMAVGFGKRGSSIRSENPSEELGISDKRARLDRMAVGFGKRGSNIRYENPSEKLGISDKRARLDRMAVGFGKRGSNIRYENPSEELGISDKRARLDRMAVGFGKRESSMDEDTPQELLREDKRALLDRMPLNYGKRALLDRMPMNYGKRALLDRMPLNYGKRALLDRMPLNYGKRESRDTVSDKRARLDRMPKNFGKRALLDRVSVGFGKRLSYLEEDETDDKRARIDRMPLNFGKLAALSEGEEDKRAILDRMTQGFGKRGANLDSSEDEERATELDNGKRDILDRMAQGFGKRQPEIEEYEFEENQKRALLDRMPLNYGKRNPSSEALHYGKLESSMARPEPEETGLDFEDKRGRLDRMPLNFGKREQSGRSTTELEDKRGLAVLDRMPINFGKRRSQLKAWRAGWKWHLKRTALLDRMPHSFGKRSAPVPVSSGKNR; encoded by the exons ATGAAGCACATCGGACTGGCCACACTGCTGACCCTCTTCCTGTCCACATGTCACGCTGCCCAGGAGGCAAACCGAAGCACTGACCCCAAGAGAGAACTCACTCGCCTCGCACGTATGCCGTCAAGCTTCGGCAAAAAGTCCTCGCCTCCAGAAGCCGATGGCAAGGGTCAAAGCATCAACACCAGAGATGGAGAGAAAGGAAAAGACTCCAGGGAGAAACGGTACGCTTTGCTGGACCAGATGCCACAGTCTTTTGGAAAGAGAGACGATGATGTTGAGAAGATCGACCCCGTTGTGCTTGGGAAAGGTGAGACTGCGGATTtagaagaaaaagacagactGGTGCTGCTAGAGCGCGTGCCGCACAGTTACGGCAAAAGAGTGTCAGGATACAACAATGAACTTGCTCAGAGACTGCGGTTGGGCCTCAAGCGCGCTCTTCTTGATCGCATTCTTGTGCGTAACGGGAAAAGAGACCCCAGCTTCAAGTTTGGAAGGTTCTCTCAAGGACTGAGTGGTGTACCAGGTAAACGTGCTCTTCTCGATCGTATGCCGGTAAACTACGGCAAAAGGGAGTTCAGGTTGACTGTAAGGCCATTCCAGAACCTAAGCGACGAGGAGAGACTGGCTCTTCTTCGACGCATGCAAAGATACGGCAAAAGGGGCCCAGATTCAGGAGTTTCGATCTCTGAAGGTCATTTTGTTGAAGGCAAGCGTTCTCGGCTTGATGGTATGCCAGTCAGTTTCGGTAAAAGACGATTCATGACACGCTTCTGGCTACAACCCTCCCAAGGCGTTGGTCGGAGCAACAAACGCGCTGTACTTGATCGGATGGCGGTTGGATTCGGAAAGAGAGAATCCAGCATCACACCTGAAAATCCATCGGAAGAATTGGGAATCAGTGGCAAGCGAGCTCGTCTGGACCGCATGGCGGTAGGATTTGGAAAGAGAAAATCCAGCGTGACATACGGAAATACACCCAACGAATTTGAAATCAGTGGCAAGCGAGCTCGTCTGGACCGCATGGCGGTCGGATTTGGAAAGAGAGAATCCAGCATCACATTAGAAAATCCAACGGAGGAATTAGGAATCAGTGACAAGCGAGCTCGTCTGGACCGTATGGCGGTCGGATTTGGAAAGAGAGAATCCAGCATGACTTACAGAAATACACCCAACGATTTTGAAATCAGTGGCAAGCGAGCTCGTCTGGACCGCATGGCGGTCGGATTTGGAAAAAGAGAATCCAGCGTCGCATCCCAAAATGCACCGGAAGAATTAGGAATTGGTGACAAGCGAGCTCGTCTTGATCGAATGGCGGTTGGATTTGGAAAGAGAGGGTCCAGCATCAGATCAGAAAACCCATCGGAAGAATTGGGAATCAGTGACAAACGAGCCCGTCTGGACCGTATGGCAGTTGGGTTCGGAAAGAGAGGATCCAACATCAGATACGAAAATCCATCGGAAAAATTGGGAATCAGTGACAAGCGAGCCCGTCTGGACCGTATGGCAGTTGGGTTCGGAAAGAGAGGATCCAACATCAGATACGAAAATCCATCGGAAGAATTGGGAATCAGTGACAAACGAGCTCGTCTGGACCGTATGGCGGTTGGATTCGGAAAGAGAGAATCCAGCATGGACGAGGACACACCTCAAGAACTATTACGTGAAGACAAGCGTGCTTTGCTAGATCGTATGCCATTGAATTATGGCAAACGTGCACTTTTAGATCGAATGCCCATGAATTATGGCAAACGTGCACTTTTAGATCGAATGCCATTAAATTATGGCAAACGTGCACTTTTAGATCGTATGCCATTGAATTATGGCAAAAGAGAGTCCAGAGACACCGTCAGTGACAAACGGGCGCGGCTCGATCGTATGCCAAAGAATTTTGGAAAACGTGCTTTACTCGACAGAGTGTCTGTCGGTTTCGGAAAACGTTTGAGTTATCTAGAAGAAGATGAGACTGACGACAAACGAGCACGAATTGACCGAATGCCTCTCAACTTTGGTAAGCTCGCTGCTTTATCAGAAGGCGAGGAGGACAAACGTGCGATACTTGATCGCATGACGCAAGGTTTTGGCAAACGGGGAGCAAACCTGGACTCTAGCGAAGACGAGGAAAGAGCAACAGAACTTGACAATGGCAAACGGGACATTTTGGACCGTATGGCTCAAGGTTTTGGAAAACGCCAGCCCGAAATAGAAGAGTACGAATTCGAAGAGAATCAAAAACGGGCTCTACTAGACAGAATGCCATTGAATTATGGGAAAAGAAATCCATCATCAGAAGCATTACACTACGGCAAACTTGAGTCCTCCATGGCTCGACCAGAACCTGAAGAAACAGGCTTAGACTTTGAGGACAAGCGAGGCCGTCTGGACAGAATGCCCTTAAACTTTGGAAAGCGAGAGCAGAGCGGCAGATCAACGACAGAACTGGAAGACAAACGGGGTTTAGCCGTCTTGGATCGAATGCCCATCAACTTCGGCAAGAGGCGCTCGCAGCTGAAGGCATGGCGGGCTGGTTGGAAATGGCACCTGAAGCGAACTGCCCTGTTGGATCGGATGCCGCACTCTTTCGGCAAGAGGAGCGCTCCTGTCCCTGTCAGCTCCGGTAAGAACAG atgA